The sequence below is a genomic window from Bradyrhizobium sp. CCGUVB1N3.
CGCCTTCGTCCAGGTGATCGACCTTTGCCTGGACGAGCAGGTCGACGCGCTCCTGATCGCCGGAGATCTCTACGACGGCGATCAGACCTCGATGAAGACGGCGCGCTTCCTCGCCGAACAGCTCCGACGGCTCAGCCAAGCCGGCATTCGAGTCTTCATCATCCGCGGCAACCACGACGCGCTGTCGAAAATCACCAAGGAATTGGTCCTGCCAGATTCCGTAAAGGTCTTCGGCGGGCGAGGGGAGGCAATCGATATTGATCGCGCGCCGGGCCATGTTCCTGTTGTCGTCCACGGCCTGAGCTTCGCGCAACCGCACGCTCCGGAGAGCCTCCTCGGACGATTTCGTCCGGCGGTCGACGGTGCGGTCAATATCGGCCTCCTGCACACGAGCCTCGCAGGAGCTCCGGGACACGATCTCTACGCGCCGTGCAGCATTGCAGATCTCCAGGCGACCGGCTTTCACTATTGGGCCCTCGGTCATGTGCACAAACGCTCGGCTATAAAGGGCGGATGCGCGATCGTAATGCCCGGCATGCCGCAAGGCCGCGACATCAATGAGGCCGGCCCGAAATCGGTGACGCTCGTGACCATCGCCAACGATCGCTCGATTCACGTCGAGGAACGGATCACCAGCGTGGCTCAGTTCGAGCGGATTTCAGTCGACGTGAGCGGCCTGGAAGATTGGCGCGACCTCGTCGCGGCAGTGACCCGGGCACTTGAGAAGGAGCGCGACGCTCTCCGGTCCGAGCACCTGGTCGCCCGCGTGCGCATAACGGGTGCGACGCCGCTGGCATGGCGCATCCGGCGCGACGCGGACTTGCTGAAGACAGAGGCCGACGACAGGGGCTCCGTCATAGGGGGATGCTGGATCGAGCAACTCGAAATCGCCTGCCGGCCGGCCGAGCAGCAGGACCAGACGTCGGGCGATCCGATCAGGGAGCTCCATCGCCTGATCGAAGACGATGTCTTCGGATCGGAGGCGTTTCGAAGCGAACTGATGGGCGTGGCCGAGGAGATCAGGGCTCAGCTTCCGCAAGAGTGTCGTGACCTCTTCGGATCGGACGAAGCCTCTTTCAAGGAGGCGATCGCACGCCTGGCGCGCGAAGGCGCCGAGGGCGTCATGGCGCGTCTCGAGGCTGTCGGCGAGGAGACTTAAGTCATGCGCCTGCGTCGCCTCGACCTTACTCGATACGGCAAGTTCACCGACTGCAGCCTCGACTTCGGCGAGCGGCGCGAAGGAGAGCCGGATCTGCACGTCATTTACGGGCCGAACGAAGCCGGCAAGTCGACCGCTTTCGCGGCCTTTCTCGATCTGCTGTTCGGGATCGGTTCGCAGAGCCCATTCGACTTCATCCATCCATACCCCACGATGCGGATCGGCGCGGCGTTGGACTTGGCTGGCGACACGCGGGAGTTCGCGCGGATCAAACGGCCGCAGAACAGTCTCCTCGACGGAGCCGATCGTGCGTTGCCCGAGGCCGCAATCCGGGCCGAGCTCGGCGGCATCGAGCGCGATGCGTACCGCACCATGTTCTCGCTCGATGATGAGACGCTCGAAAGAGGCGGCGAGAGCATTCTGGCGAGCAGGGGAGATCTCGGACAGTTGCTGTTTTCGGCAAGTGCGGGCCTCTCGCACCTCAGCGACAAGCTCGTCGGCCTCAAGGGGGAAGCGGACGGCTTCTACAAGTATCGCGCCCGCACGGGAGCACTCGCTGATCTGAAAGCGCGGCTGGCAGAACTCAAGGCTGAGCGCGAGCAATTCGACACTCTCGCCTCCGATCACGCCCGGCTCATCGACACGCGCGACCGGGCGTCCCTGCAATATGATGAGGCGGTCGAGGAACGCGGGCGTATCCATCGACGCAGTGATGAGATCGAGCGCTACCTCGCGGCGTTGCCGCGTCTCTCCGCCTTGCGTGGCATCCGCGCGCGACTTGCGCCGCTGGCTGACGTGCCTGCGGACCCGCCGGCATGGGCAGGGGAACTGCCCCAGCTTCGAAAGCAAGAGATCGAGCTCGGAGTCAAAACCAAAGCGATCGCCGAGCAGATCGATCAGCTGGCGATCGAGCTCGCCGAGGTCGTTTTTGATGAGGCCGCGTTGCGCCTCGAGGAGCATGTAGAGCGACTGGCCGACTTGCGTGCCCGCCACGTGACCGCCGACAAGGATATTCCCGAGCGGCGTTTGCAATTGCGTCAGCTCGACCTCGCGATGTCCGGGATCCTGCAGCGGATCGAGCGATCCGAAGAACCTGATCCCAAACGCCTCGTGCTGCCAGCGGCGACCATCGGCCGCTTGCGCGATCTGATCGAATCCCGCTCGGGCATCGAGGGCGCGACGCGCAACGCCGCGCGAGAATTGGACGAGGCGCGGCAACGCCTCGACGAGGCGACGTCGAGACTGCCGGAGAGCGAAGCGGATCCTCACCTGCGTGCCGAACGGGATCGCGCTTTGGCTGAGCTGGCCGTCGTGGTCGAGGCGCTACGCTCCGCCGACCACCATGTTCGGCGCCGGCTTGCAGAGCGTGCCCGCGAGGCCGCGCTCGATCTGCTAACAGATCGACTTGCCGCTTTGGGACCATGGCATGGCACCGTCGATGAGCTTGTCGCCATGCAATGCCCCGGCGCCGAGGCCCTGCAGTATTGGAAGGCAGCGCGAGGCGAGGCGGAGGTTGCAGTACTGCGTCATCAGGGGGAGGTCGAACGGCTGACCACGCTGGTCCGGCACTGTGAAGCTGAAGAAACGAGCTTCGCTTCTACGACCGGCATCGTGTCCGACCACGAAGCTGCCGACATACGGGCGCGGCGTGAGCAAACTTGGGCGGCACATCGGCGCCTGCTGGACGTCGACTCTGCCGACGCCTTCGAGGCGGCGCTGCGTCAGGACGACATCATCAATGCGAGTCGGTTTTCACACATATCAGAGTTGGCGAAGCTGCATCAAAGCGGACAGGCGCTTGCCCTCGCACGAGCGGACCATGACCGCGCTCTCGAGCTCAGCGAGCGCGCCACCGCGGTCCAGGTCGCCTCTCTGGAGGAGGTGGCGCAAAAGATTTCCGATATCGCTCGCCGCGCCGATCTCGTCGAACAGGCAGGGCAGGCGGAGCAGGACATCGTCGAGGCATTGCGCGCGACGGATCTTCAGAGCGCGGAAGCCGCGCTCGATGCAGCAGACAGATCAGCTCTGGAAACCGAACTCGCCGAGTTGACGGCCCGCGCAGACGATCAGGACAAGCGGTGTCACGAGCTGTTCGCGGCGAAGTCGGCGGCCGAAGATCGCGTAGAGGCGATCGGCGGCGATGCGAGAGTCGCCATCATCGAGGAGCGTCGGCGGACGACGCTGCTTGAGATCGAGGATCGCGCGATGCGCTATCTGCAGCTTAGAGCGGGCATCGCGGCCACCCAGCAGGCGCTCGCCACTTATCGCGAACGGCATCGTAGCTCCATGATGACGCGCGCGTCGGAGGCGTTCCGCACCATCAGCCGCGGCGCCTATACGGGGCTCGTCGCCCAGCCTGGCAGGGATGGCGATACATTGATCGCGGTCGCGGCCGAGGGAGGGTCAAAGGCCGCCGACAAACTCTCCAAGGGTACCCGCTTCCAGCTCTATCTTGCACTGCGCGTCGCGGGCTACCACGAGTTCGTGCGGGCTCGCAGCTCGGTCCCCTTCGTCGCGGACGACATCATGGAGACGTTTGATGATTTCCGCGCGGAGGAGGCGTTCCGGCTGTTCGCGGAGATGGCTCAGGTCGGGCAGGTGATCTATCTCACGCACCACCAGCATCTGTGCGAGATCGTCCAGCGTGTCTGTCCGGCAGCGCGCGTCCATCACCTCGATGAAGCGTCGTTGAAGCGCAAAGTGGCTTGAAAGAGACGATTCCGAGCTGACGGTATTTAGGTGCCGCCCCAACGTAGCGTGGAACCGCTGAACACGCCGTTTTGACCCTCCCATCCGAATATGGTTGGGTGTCCCCTGTCCTAGGACAGAGGACAAAGGCGGCGGGGATGATGAAAAGCCAAGATCTGGTCGTTCTACTCAAGCTCGTGAGCCTGGAAGACGACGAACACAATAAGGGCCAGCACCTTGCTCGTCACCGGGGCGAGCAGGGGGACGATCCCTATTCGGTCCGAGGGTTAGAAGCAGCTCTCGGGATCAGCAAGACCGAAATCAGCGCTTCCATCAACCGCAGCTTGGCATCGGGCCTCGCGATCAAGGACCGGAAGACCGGTCGCCCCAAGCCAAATCGGCGTCACTTGCGCGAGTTCATCGTCCATGGTCTGAAGTTCGTCTTTCCCGCCAAACCCGGGTCGATGCAGCGCGGGCTGCCGACGGCGTTCGCCGCGCCCGTCCTCAAGGAATCCCTGCACAGCGCTGGCGACCTCATCAGCGTGTGGCCCTATGCGCGCGGACGAGACCTCGGCCAATCGATCGAACCGCTGTTCAAGACCGTGCCGGAAGCGGTCGAAAAGGACGACGGTCTCTACGCCTATCTCGCTCTCATCGATGCCATACGGCTTGGCAACCAGCGTGAAGCCAGCCTGGCTGCAGACGTGCTCGCAAAGAGGTTGGCATGACCATCCAAGGGCAGCTGAAAGAAATGCTCAAAACCGTCGCCGTGGCTCTCGGCGACGATCTGCGTGAGCGCCTGGTCTTCGTCGGTGGCTGCACGACGGCTCTCTATATCACCGATCCCATAACGCTCGAGGGCGTACGGGCAACGGATGATGTCGATCTCATCGTCGATCTCGCCGGCTTCGCGGCATGGGCTGAACTGATGGACCAATTGCGCCAGCGCGGTTTCGCGGAGGCGCCCGAGGACAACGTCATCTGCCGAATGAAGCTTGGCGAGCTCAAGGTCGATTTCATGCCCGACGATGAAGCGATCCTCGGCTTCAGCAATCGCTGGTACGCGAAGGGCATCGAAACGGCCGTCCCCACGGCGCTTGATGAAGCTCTCGTGATACGGCGCCTTACGCCGCCGCTGTTCGTCGCGACTAAGCTCGAAGCCTACCGCGGGCGCGGCGGCGGCGACCTTATCGGTAGTCGCGACGCCGAGGACATTCTGCTGCTCGTCGACGGACGCGAGGAACTGACTGACGAGGTGGCGGCCGCCGAGCCCGAGATTCGGGACTATATCGCCGAACAGATCACGGAGCTGTTCCTTGCCGATGAAAACTTCGATCATTTTCTCGAAGGCAATATTCGAGGGCCAGAGGGCCGTGCCGACATCGTCAACGATCGCCTCGAGGCGTTAGCTGGTACTGGCCAGCCCTAAGATGCCCTTCGACATCAAATGGCACTCTCAGCAGGGGACGAGAACACCAAGACCGCCGCCATGCTGCACTACCTCAACGACAACCCGTTCTTCCCGAACCACGGCATCCCCTACGGGGGCTGTCAGTTCGTTACCGTCAACGTCAAGGCGCCCACCACGCTCGCCCAGGTCGGCATGTCCTCGCTGCGCGCCACCCACTATCCGATCGAGCGCGAACTGCGCGAGGCCCAGGCATGGGCCCAGGTCCACGCCCAACTCAAGGGACAAGCCATCCTGTTCATGCACTTCGCCGACCGGTCACGGCGCGCTGCACGATTTCGCGTACCACATCGCCATGGCCCTCCCGCGCCTGGCCAAGCTCGCCGACGCCGAGCCGCAGGAGCCGTCCGACTTCGAGACCTACGTCGCCGCACGGCTCGACGGCCGGAAGGCCTCGCCGCTGCTCGACCCGATGCCGCTCGACCAGGCCGTGCGCCTCGTCGAGACCGCCGGCGCCGTCGAGCAATGGGGGCCGAAAATCAATCTCAACACGCTCTCCGACGCCTCGCGCCGCATCGCCGGCGCGCGCGGGTTCGAGGCCATCGCAACCGGCCCCGAGGCGTTCGCCGACCTGCTGCAGAGGCTGCAGGGCAAACGCGGCCGCCACCGCCAGGACGGCGCATGTGTTTCGGCGTGGGGTCTCAACCATGATCGGCGTGGGGGGTCCCATCATTTCAATTAAATAAAATCAATGGCCTGAAGGGGTCCCGACGACGCCGATGGGGGTCATTTTTCAATCAGCATTCACACCAAACTGCGGGCTGGCCGATACGTCTGGCTTTCGTCCGGCTCACTCGCCCGTCATCACGGGGTTCGCTGCCAACGGATGAGCGAGTTGATAAGAGCGATCAAGGCCAGATTGGCAGCATCCAACCATCCCGCGACAACCATGTCAGACCCGCAGAACAAGCCAGAGAAAAGAGGCCGCCCCAAAGCCAGGAGCGGCCGCGGGCGGCGCTGATTGATCGCAAGTAGAGGTAGGCTCCAAGCAGCTTGCCGTAGTTTCTTCTAAAATCGCCATTCAGCAGCGCGATCTTTGATAGCTCAGGCGTATCAACTTCATTCGACATGGGCTGGCTGCGTACGCCGAGACGATAAGCGGCGTGGTAGGCCTCTTCGGTCGCCCTGCGCCCAATTGATGCGTCGCGCCGCTAGGCGCCCTCAGCCATCGGTTTGCGAAGCACGATCCTGACAGTGCCAGTCCTGCGCGATGAGCATATTAAAGCCCTTGCCGCCGTCGCTCTGCCGCGCGGCACCCCGACAAACCCAGCCCCCCTAAGTGGAAGGCGAAGAGTATGGCGCATTTTGCCCGTAGAAGTGCCTTTTGGCCGAACTTCCTGGAAAGGGCCTGCCCTATGCAAGATCGGCTTGGTCCCACCGCTCATAACGGTCTGGTTGCAGGTTCGAGCCCTGCCGGGCCCACCAACGTGATCGATAGCTTACTTCGTTCTTGTTGCCTGCAGCGCGACCGCCGCACCAGAAACCGCACCAGATACGTCCACATTTCGTTCGCGCGGACGAGTCGCGCTCCATTTCCACGGCTACGACCTACCTCGCAGCTGTCACGTCCGCTAAGGGTTCAATCTCGGAAATGGACATTCGGATCTTAATGGTTCGCAAAGCGCCGCAAACAGAAGTCGGCAAAACCACGCGTCGGTGCAAGTGACACGATTTAGAGCACACGCTTGGCCGGCGGCGGCACCCATTGGCCCGTAAGGATTGGCTGGCGCGAAGAATGAAGGCGAAGAATGAAGTGTGAATGGTTGCCTCGCAGCGACGAGCGGCCAATTGGCCTGCATCACTATAACCCGACGATAGCATGACCTGTCGTGAACCCATTTCCATCCTTATTCGAACCGCAGCTGGATCAGGTTCACCCTGAAATATTTGTGATTCTACTTGTGCGTGCGGTCACTAATCGCTACCCTCACCAAATTGGATAGTAGATTTTAGGACGCGTCCTTTGGACGCCAAATGTTGCCTTCGACGCCCAAGGAGCCTAGCCGCTCGCCTCAGCTCTGTGTCGTGTCTTCGTGTAATGAAATGCGGGCAAGTCGCCAAAGCATGAGAACTCATTCTTCTGCGGACATCTCTTTGTAACAATTTTTCCTGGACCGCCACATGGATTTCCTAAAGGATTTTTTTGACGCCGTAGTCCAAGTCATCACCATTATTACGAGTTCATCGTCGACCGCGTCGCTTTCAGCGATCGGCGCTATCTTGCTTCTGCTCACCGCCGTGTTGGCTTACGTTGCCCTGAAAACGCCACCGGAGAAGATCTCTAGGTGGGTATGGGTCGCGCTATTTTTCTCGCTGGTCGGCGGCATGGGATTTTCGGCCGCCGGCCCCGGGCTCGCGCTATTCTACGTCTCGCAGAACACTATCAAGCGCATGGATAGCCAGCTCGCCATCAAGCACCTCGAAGAGAACGCCGAGGTCAACTACCTGGTGCGTCTCGTGCCTTACGACCCCGTCTCGGGGGCAGCGCTCGCTCTGGAGCGCATCGAGAACCTGGGTCCCAAGGAACAGGTCTACTCCTTCGTCGCCAGCTATGACGAGCTGGTTGGTTACACCGCGAGCGAGGCCGTCCGAAAAGTCGGGGGCCTATTTAAGCCGGGCAACCATATATCGGCGGTGATTTTTCCGCTGCTTGGCCAGCAACTATACCCGGCCAATGCGCGCGGATTGCTGCAGGTCATCAGCGACGTCGAACAGCGTAAGGACATCCCTGAAATAAAAGAGCGATTCCTGGTCGGCGGGCGTAGCCTTACGAAAGAAGACAAAGACGAGCTGAAATCGACCGACGAATACGCCTATCAGCTAAAGAATTTCGTAACCCAGTACGCTCACTACTGCGAGCTCGCTTACACCTTCAAATGCGACCAGAACAATCTATATTCCGCCCGAACCTACATCGGTGGTCTCTCGCGAGACTGGCACCCCCTCGGGTTCTCACAAATGAAGCTCGATAGCGATCCCTGCGCCAAGCCAGTGAAAGCGTACTGCGAGTTCGATGATTGGAAGAAAATGGCCTCGCTTGACAAGAAAGATTTTGGCGCGCGTGTATTCTTGATCCGGAATCTAGAGATCGCAAAAATACCGGGGCGGATCCTTCTCGATTTCGATAAACCGAGCGAGCAGCTGATTCCCGACATTGGCACGCGATAGGCGGGCGCGGCGCTCGACACGCCGGCGCATTTCAAGCTGCGGTGTCATCCTTAACCAAGACAATGGGATACAATGATGAAGCGCATTATCGTTTGCTGCGATGGTACCTGGAATGCGGACGACACCCAGACCGATGACACAAACGTCGCGCTTCTCGCGCGATCAATCCATGGCTCCCTGCAGACCGGTGGCACGCTGCAAATCGTCCTCTATTTGCGGGGCGTAGGAACGACAGGCCTAAAGCTCGAGAGCTGGATCGAAGGCGCCACCGGCATCGGCGTCGATGACAATATCCGCTCCGCTTATCAATTCATCGCGCAGAACTATCTGCCCGGCGACGAGATCTATTTGTTCGGGTTCTCGCGCGGTGCGTTTACCGCCCGCAGTCTTGCGGGCCTAATCTCGGCTTGCGGTATTCTGTTTCGCCAGTCGTTGGGCGCCCTGCCTGATGCCTGGAAATACTACCGCAGCCCGAAACCTCACTCGCCCAAGGCCTTCGCCGATGCGTACAAGGTGAAGAGCCACCTGGAGCCTAGTATAGCCTTCCTCGGGGTCTGGGACACTGTGGGAAGCCTTGGCATACCGGGCAGCCTTCTGGCAGCCAGCAACAAGGAGAAGTTCGCGTTTCACGATACGACCCCGTCGCCGTTCGTGAAGCACGCCGTGCATGCTCTCGCCATTGATGAGCACCGGCACGACTTCACGCCCACGTTCTGGACTGGCGACGTGCCCGCAGGCGTGACGATCCAACAGGTCTGGTTTGCCGGTGCTCACTCGGACGTCGGCGGCGGCTACAACACCCGAACCCTTGCCGACATCCCGCTGGTTTGGATGGTCAAGCAGGCCGAAGGGGTTGGCCTTGCCCTGGACTGGACCTGCCTTCCCGATCCCACCATGCTCGACCCGACAGCGCCCTCACATGACTCCTCTTCGGGCCTATTCGCGCTGGACCGTTACCATCCGACCATCCGGGACGTGGGAATGAAGAAGTGCATAGTGAAGCTCAACGAAAGCCTTTACTGCGCTCTCGATGAAAACGGTAAGCCGACCACCACGATCAATGAGGGCGTCCACCGCAGTGTTCTGACGCGCTACTCGGGCTCTTCACAGATCTGTTCCGACGACGCCAAAGGCGTTTGTAGTCTGGGGCCGTATAAGCCGGAAAACTTGGCGCCCTTGTTCAACGGCGGCACATTCGCCGGTCTGCCTATTGTCGACTAAAACTGGGCCGAGAGCCCCACCGCCGGGGGGCTCGGCCGGGGCACCAGCAAGGTAGGGGGCGATACGCGAGTTAACGAAGCTCAGCGCCATACGTCCCGACGCAACGATAGAATTGTGGATTTATGGTGCGCTCGGAGCGCGCACTCATTTGACGTGATTTCAATGGGTTACGGAGTCAAGCAAGGGGTATAGGTGCATTTCAAACGCAAAAGTACTTTTCGAAAAGCTCCGACGGAACGGCTTGACTGCAAGCACTCCGAAGAGATCGCTGCGAGAGGGCCGACTCCGGCGCATCGGGCGCAAGCCCGCCAGTATTTCTTCCAATTTGATCGAGTAGAATGCCTTCAACCAGACGACGCTGCGGTCAGACGTGCTCAAACATCCAGAATGCCAGCATGCGCGCACCGTAGGTAAGGGCGATACCTGTGAGCATCATCCCGATCGCGCTCCAGTCGCTGTTGAAGAGCGAGGCCAGGAGCGCCACCGGCACGACGCCGACACCAAATAAGCACATGCCGATGATAATGGATTTAAGTCCCCAGTAAAAATAAGCACTGAGCAGCCCCATCATCCAGATGGCAAGTGCCGAAAATGTAAGATGTTGAGAAAAAACCGACAGCGCTTATGATGCGGGTTCGTCGAAACACGGCGAGCGGCGCCAGGATCACGATAGAGATCACGATGGCCCATTGCGCAGCCAGGATTGCGTAACGGAGCAGATGCTCGGAGGCCCAGGTGGCGCCGTAGAAGACCATCATGGTCAATGCGACGAGCCCGATCCCGATTCCGCCGGCCAGCAGGACCCCACCGATTGCCTGTAACGTCTCCTTGGCCCGGGTTGCGGTTCTTGTCGCTGCACCGCGACTTGGCTCGTCGGCACTCAGCGGCAGAACAGGCCGGAGCTCGAGCTCCGGTGGCGGCAAAGGTACGGCAGGAGGCGGCGGGAGCAGTTCCTCGACCTGCGAGACCTTCTTCCAGGCATCAAACCCGGCCTGCCAAACGAAGACATCGCCGGGCCGAGCCATCTCTCGCAAGAGACCGATCAGACGGTCGCGCGCCAGTGGACCGATGGTCTGTCGGTTCTCATCGACATAGTACCAGGCGGACATCCAGCCCTCCTTCGTTCGCGCACGGCGCGATAAAATCAATATTCGG
It includes:
- a CDS encoding DNA repair exonuclease, with amino-acid sequence MTYRFVHAADIHLDSPLRSLALRHPDLAELIGNATRRAFVQVIDLCLDEQVDALLIAGDLYDGDQTSMKTARFLAEQLRRLSQAGIRVFIIRGNHDALSKITKELVLPDSVKVFGGRGEAIDIDRAPGHVPVVVHGLSFAQPHAPESLLGRFRPAVDGAVNIGLLHTSLAGAPGHDLYAPCSIADLQATGFHYWALGHVHKRSAIKGGCAIVMPGMPQGRDINEAGPKSVTLVTIANDRSIHVEERITSVAQFERISVDVSGLEDWRDLVAAVTRALEKERDALRSEHLVARVRITGATPLAWRIRRDADLLKTEADDRGSVIGGCWIEQLEIACRPAEQQDQTSGDPIRELHRLIEDDVFGSEAFRSELMGVAEEIRAQLPQECRDLFGSDEASFKEAIARLAREGAEGVMARLEAVGEET
- a CDS encoding AAA family ATPase, which codes for MRLRRLDLTRYGKFTDCSLDFGERREGEPDLHVIYGPNEAGKSTAFAAFLDLLFGIGSQSPFDFIHPYPTMRIGAALDLAGDTREFARIKRPQNSLLDGADRALPEAAIRAELGGIERDAYRTMFSLDDETLERGGESILASRGDLGQLLFSASAGLSHLSDKLVGLKGEADGFYKYRARTGALADLKARLAELKAEREQFDTLASDHARLIDTRDRASLQYDEAVEERGRIHRRSDEIERYLAALPRLSALRGIRARLAPLADVPADPPAWAGELPQLRKQEIELGVKTKAIAEQIDQLAIELAEVVFDEAALRLEEHVERLADLRARHVTADKDIPERRLQLRQLDLAMSGILQRIERSEEPDPKRLVLPAATIGRLRDLIESRSGIEGATRNAARELDEARQRLDEATSRLPESEADPHLRAERDRALAELAVVVEALRSADHHVRRRLAERAREAALDLLTDRLAALGPWHGTVDELVAMQCPGAEALQYWKAARGEAEVAVLRHQGEVERLTTLVRHCEAEETSFASTTGIVSDHEAADIRARREQTWAAHRRLLDVDSADAFEAALRQDDIINASRFSHISELAKLHQSGQALALARADHDRALELSERATAVQVASLEEVAQKISDIARRADLVEQAGQAEQDIVEALRATDLQSAEAALDAADRSALETELAELTARADDQDKRCHELFAAKSAAEDRVEAIGGDARVAIIEERRRTTLLEIEDRAMRYLQLRAGIAATQQALATYRERHRSSMMTRASEAFRTISRGAYTGLVAQPGRDGDTLIAVAAEGGSKAADKLSKGTRFQLYLALRVAGYHEFVRARSSVPFVADDIMETFDDFRAEEAFRLFAEMAQVGQVIYLTHHQHLCEIVQRVCPAARVHHLDEASLKRKVA
- a CDS encoding DUF2235 domain-containing protein — encoded protein: MKRIIVCCDGTWNADDTQTDDTNVALLARSIHGSLQTGGTLQIVLYLRGVGTTGLKLESWIEGATGIGVDDNIRSAYQFIAQNYLPGDEIYLFGFSRGAFTARSLAGLISACGILFRQSLGALPDAWKYYRSPKPHSPKAFADAYKVKSHLEPSIAFLGVWDTVGSLGIPGSLLAASNKEKFAFHDTTPSPFVKHAVHALAIDEHRHDFTPTFWTGDVPAGVTIQQVWFAGAHSDVGGGYNTRTLADIPLVWMVKQAEGVGLALDWTCLPDPTMLDPTAPSHDSSSGLFALDRYHPTIRDVGMKKCIVKLNESLYCALDENGKPTTTINEGVHRSVLTRYSGSSQICSDDAKGVCSLGPYKPENLAPLFNGGTFAGLPIVD
- a CDS encoding DUF4339 domain-containing protein, with the translated sequence MSAWYYVDENRQTIGPLARDRLIGLLREMARPGDVFVWQAGFDAWKKVSQVEELLPPPPAVPLPPPELELRPVLPLSADEPSRGAATRTATRAKETLQAIGGVLLAGGIGIGLVALTMMVFYGATWASEHLLRYAILAAQWAIVISIVILAPLAVFRRTRIISAVGFFSTSYIFGTCHLDDGAAQCLFLLGT